The DNA sequence gtgaattttctgtgctttcAGGTGAAGGGAACTCTCTTCCTGTGTCCTGGCGAGGAGATGGGAAATACTTTGCTACCATGAATGATGTGTCCGATTCTGGTTGTATGCTTAAAAAGATTAAGGTTTGGGATCGAGATTCGGGGGAATTGCTTGCTTTTTCGGAGCCAAGAAATTTTGCCGGGGCAGTTTTGGAGTGGATGCCCAGTGGTGCTAAAGTTGCAGCTGTTTGTGATGGGAAAGATGAAAATGAGTGTTCCTCTATTGTTTTCTTTGAGAGGAACGGATTAGAGAGAAGCAGGTTTAGTGTTGACGCAAAAGTAAAATTCATGAAATGGAATTGCAGTTCTGATCTTCTTGCCGGTGTTGTTGAATGCAAAAGTTATGACGCTGTAAGGATATGGTGTTTTAGTAATAACCACTGGTACCTGAAGCATGAAATTAGATTCTTGAAGCGAGATGAAGTCAAATTCATTTGGAATCCGACAAAGCCTCTGCAGTTAATTTGCTGGACTCTTGGTGGTCAGGTCACGGTTTTTAACTTTGTTTGGATTACAGCTGTAATGGATAATTCTGTTGCACTAGTCGTTGATGGCTCCAACATTCGTGTAACCCCACTGTCTTTGTCCTTGATGCCACCTCCTATGTTTCTATTTAACCTGAAATTTTCTTCTAATGTCCGGGGTATGGCAGTGTACTGTAAAAACTCTAAGAACCAGTTAGCAGCATTTCTTTCAGATGGTAGCTTGTGTGTTGTGGAGCTTCCATTAATTGAAACCTGGGAAGAACTAGAGGGGAAAGAGTTCAATGTTGAAGCCTCTCATACAGAATTGGTTCTTGGATCCTTTTTACATCTTGAATGGTTGGATTCCCATAAACTATTGACCGTTTCGCATTACGGTTTCAGTCACAGTAGTGACTCATTTCAATCATCAGTGGTTGGTGGACTTCAAGGCTTCTATTTGCGCGAAGTGGAACTCGAATGCTTTGAAGATGTTATTCCAGGATTGCTAACTTGTTCGGGATGGCACACAACAGTTTCAGAAGGACAAGCCCTTGAAGAGCTGGTTATTGGCATTGCTTCATGTCCTGCTAATAAACAAACTGCATACATTCAGTTTTCTAGGGGGCAAATCCAAGAATATGTATCTAAATCTGGGATTAGTAGAGGATCTTTAGTTCAAGAACAACAAGGATTTTCGGCAGCTTGCCCTTGGATGAGTGTAGTGCTAGTTGGCAGTGCTGGCCCATCAAAACAAGTGCTTTTTGGGCTGGATGAGCTTGGCAGACTGCATGTTAATGGGGGTATAGTTTGCAACAACTGCAGCAGCTTCTCATTTTACTCAAATTTGGCTGACCAAGTTATCACACATTTAATTCTTACAACTAAACATGATTTGCTTTTTATTGTTGACATTGCTGACATATTTAATGGGGAATTAGATATAAAATACAGTAACTTTGTTCGGATTAGCAAtagaaaaaaagaggaaaatgGAAGTTACATAAATATATGGGAGAGAGGTGCTAAAATTATTGGAGTTTTACATGGGGATGAAGCTGCCATTATACTGCAAACTACCCGGGGAAACCTAGAATGTATATACCCAAGAAAGTTGGTTTTGGTTTCCATTATTAATGCATTAGTTCAAAAGCGCTTTAAAGATGCATTACTCATGGTTAGAAGGCATAGAATAGATTTCAATGTAATTGTTGATTACTGTGGGTGGCAAGCATTTTCCCAGTCAGCTTCTGAAATTGTCAGGCAGGTTAACAATCTGGGTTACATAACCGAATTTATTTGTTCTGtaaagaatgaaaatattatgGAGAAACTATACAAAAATTATGTTTCTGTCCCTTGTCCAAAGGTTCTTAATGATACGTTAGTTGGGTCACCCCCGAATTGTCCTGCCAGTAACAAGGTTTCTTCTGTTCTGATGGCCGTAAGAAAAGCTCTTGAGGATCACATAACAGAAAGTCCAGCGAGGGAGCTTTGCATTTTAACCACTCTAGCTCGGAGTGATCCTCCATTACTTGAAGATGCTTTAAAGAGAATAAAAGTGATCCGTGAAAAGGAATTGTCTCATGCTGATGAACAGGGGAGAATGTCTTACCCTTCTGCCGAGGAAGCTTTGAAGCATCTTTTGTGGTTAGCTGATTCTGATGCTGTCTATGAAGCTGCTTTGGGTCTTTATGATTTAAATCTTGCTGCTATTGTGGCATTAAATGCTCAGAAAGATCCAAAAGAGTTTCTTCCATTCTTACAGGAATTGGAGCGTTTGCCTGCTCAATTAATGCAATATAAGATTGACCTTAAGCTGAAAAGGTTTGAAAAGGCACTCAGACACCTTGCTTCTGCCGGTGATGGTTATTATGATGATTGTATGGCACTTGTGAAGGAAAATCCTCAACTTTTTCCATTGGCTCTTCAACTTTTCACTGGCCACACTGAGAAGATGCAATTCCTTGAGGCATGGGGGGATTATCTCAGTGATGAAAAATGCTTTGAAGATGCCGCAACAATTTACTTATCCTGTTTCAATCTGGATAAAGCTATGAAATCTTATCGAGCTATCAATAACTGGAGCGGGGTGCTTACAGTTGCTGGGTTACTTAATATGGGAAAGGATCAGATGCTGTCTATTGCCAATGAGCTCTGTGAAGAACTTCAAGCACTC is a window from the Vigna unguiculata cultivar IT97K-499-35 chromosome 7, ASM411807v1, whole genome shotgun sequence genome containing:
- the LOC114191505 gene encoding elongator complex protein 1 isoform X1, coding for MNNLKLFWEVPLGLRLQSNDETVRFSTIDIERNRIFFLSSHNLIYTSHLSSFHETGVWSRNASLPADAVTVDLEPGDSVTSFDYLMENEALLIGTSNGLLILHNVDDGSGATQVVGQLDGGVNAVSLSPDGELIAVTTGYAQLLVMTHDWDVLYEVPLHDDVSDDCHVSEGNSLPVSWRGDGKYFATMNDVSDSGCMLKKIKVWDRDSGELLAFSEPRNFAGAVLEWMPSGAKVAAVCDGKDENECSSIVFFERNGLERSRFSVDAKVKFMKWNCSSDLLAGVVECKSYDAVRIWCFSNNHWYLKHEIRFLKRDEVKFIWNPTKPLQLICWTLGGQVTVFNFVWITAVMDNSVALVVDGSNIRVTPLSLSLMPPPMFLFNLKFSSNVRGMAVYCKNSKNQLAAFLSDGSLCVVELPLIETWEELEGKEFNVEASHTELVLGSFLHLEWLDSHKLLTVSHYGFSHSSDSFQSSVVGGLQGFYLREVELECFEDVIPGLLTCSGWHTTVSEGQALEELVIGIASCPANKQTAYIQFSRGQIQEYVSKSGISRGSLVQEQQGFSAACPWMSVVLVGSAGPSKQVLFGLDELGRLHVNGGIVCNNCSSFSFYSNLADQVITHLILTTKHDLLFIVDIADIFNGELDIKYSNFVRISNRKKEENGSYINIWERGAKIIGVLHGDEAAIILQTTRGNLECIYPRKLVLVSIINALVQKRFKDALLMVRRHRIDFNVIVDYCGWQAFSQSASEIVRQVNNLGYITEFICSVKNENIMEKLYKNYVSVPCPKVLNDTLVGSPPNCPASNKVSSVLMAVRKALEDHITESPARELCILTTLARSDPPLLEDALKRIKVIREKELSHADEQGRMSYPSAEEALKHLLWLADSDAVYEAALGLYDLNLAAIVALNAQKDPKEFLPFLQELERLPAQLMQYKIDLKLKRFEKALRHLASAGDGYYDDCMALVKENPQLFPLALQLFTGHTEKMQFLEAWGDYLSDEKCFEDAATIYLSCFNLDKAMKSYRAINNWSGVLTVAGLLNMGKDQMLSIANELCEELQALGKPGEAAKIALEYCGDVNTGVNLLITARDWEEALRVVFMHRREDLIETVKNASLECASTLIGEYEEGIEKVGKYLARYLAVRQRRLLLAAKLQSEERAASDLEDDAASEASSNFSGMSAYTTGTRKSSAASFSSTATSKARDARRQKKRGKIRPGSPDEEMALVEHLKGMSLTVEARRELKSLLVSLMMFGEGETCRKLQLMGENFQLSHMAAVRLAEDTISSDTINEHAHTLEQYALKVKSELRNSEAFSWRLQVFLPYQSTI
- the LOC114191505 gene encoding elongator complex protein 1 isoform X2; protein product: MNDVSDSGCMLKKIKVWDRDSGELLAFSEPRNFAGAVLEWMPSGAKVAAVCDGKDENECSSIVFFERNGLERSRFSVDAKVKFMKWNCSSDLLAGVVECKSYDAVRIWCFSNNHWYLKHEIRFLKRDEVKFIWNPTKPLQLICWTLGGQVTVFNFVWITAVMDNSVALVVDGSNIRVTPLSLSLMPPPMFLFNLKFSSNVRGMAVYCKNSKNQLAAFLSDGSLCVVELPLIETWEELEGKEFNVEASHTELVLGSFLHLEWLDSHKLLTVSHYGFSHSSDSFQSSVVGGLQGFYLREVELECFEDVIPGLLTCSGWHTTVSEGQALEELVIGIASCPANKQTAYIQFSRGQIQEYVSKSGISRGSLVQEQQGFSAACPWMSVVLVGSAGPSKQVLFGLDELGRLHVNGGIVCNNCSSFSFYSNLADQVITHLILTTKHDLLFIVDIADIFNGELDIKYSNFVRISNRKKEENGSYINIWERGAKIIGVLHGDEAAIILQTTRGNLECIYPRKLVLVSIINALVQKRFKDALLMVRRHRIDFNVIVDYCGWQAFSQSASEIVRQVNNLGYITEFICSVKNENIMEKLYKNYVSVPCPKVLNDTLVGSPPNCPASNKVSSVLMAVRKALEDHITESPARELCILTTLARSDPPLLEDALKRIKVIREKELSHADEQGRMSYPSAEEALKHLLWLADSDAVYEAALGLYDLNLAAIVALNAQKDPKEFLPFLQELERLPAQLMQYKIDLKLKRFEKALRHLASAGDGYYDDCMALVKENPQLFPLALQLFTGHTEKMQFLEAWGDYLSDEKCFEDAATIYLSCFNLDKAMKSYRAINNWSGVLTVAGLLNMGKDQMLSIANELCEELQALGKPGEAAKIALEYCGDVNTGVNLLITARDWEEALRVVFMHRREDLIETVKNASLECASTLIGEYEEGIEKVGKYLARYLAVRQRRLLLAAKLQSEERAASDLEDDAASEASSNFSGMSAYTTGTRKSSAASFSSTATSKARDARRQKKRGKIRPGSPDEEMALVEHLKGMSLTVEARRELKSLLVSLMMFGEGETCRKLQLMGENFQLSHMAAVRLAEDTISSDTINEHAHTLEQYALKVKSELRNSEAFSWRLQVFLPYQSTI